The region GTCATGACGCCGCCCCTGCCACACGCGAGCCTGCGGAATCCGGGGGCACTCATGCCAGCCGGCGCGCAGTGCTGCGCGCAGCATCCGCTCGTTGCCGCTCCAGGTGGTCAGCGTCAGAACGTGGGCGTCAGTGTCGTGGAAGGTAAGGTCAGTGCACTGACGCAGCGCCTGTGTTCCCAGGCCGCCGCCCCAGTACCTCGGATCGAAAATCAGCACTCCCAGTTCCCACCATCCGCCTCCCGCCGGTGCTTCCTCCCAGCGCGTGGTCTGCCCGATGCACTCGCCATTCAGGGCAACAATGTGCAGATGCGGACTGGGCATCATGCCCTGCGCCTGCTCGAGAAACGCTTCAAGCGAGGTTCTTTTTGGCGCGGCTGAGCTGTGAAAATACGGCGCGTCCCAGCGTTTCCATTCGGGAGCCGGCTCAGCCTGCATTCAGTAACACACGACAGGCCGGTCTTCGGGGTGTCGTTCGCGCAGCGCCAGGCTCATTGCGCTCAGTGTGACAAACCTTGCCCGCCGCACGCATCGGCACGGTGGCCTGCTCACCTCAAGAGAGGGTGAACTGCGGTCATCAGTGCCTGTGAACACAGCCCGGTACGGTAGGGCATGCCGCTCAAACCTGATCTGCCCCAGCCGGAAGCCGAACAGCAGCGCGTAGGGTACGCCATCGTCGGGCTCGGCCAGCTGACGGTCGAAGAACTCGTCCCGGCCGTGCGCACCAGTGAACATGCCCATGTGGTCGCGTTCGTGACCAGCGAAACCGAAAAAGGGCTGGCCCTGGCCCGCGCCGTTGGTCTGGGCGAGAACGACGTCTACACCTACGACGATTTCGAGAAGATCGCCGAGCGCGGCGACGTGGACGCCGTGTACATCGTACTGCCCAACGCCCTGCACCGCGAGTACGTGGAGCGTGCTGCGAAGATCGGCAAGCACGTGCTGTGTGAAAAACCCCTGGGTATGAACGCCGACGACGCCCGCGCCATGGTGCAGGCCTGCGGTAACGCTGGTGTGCTGCTGATGACCGCCTACCGCTGCCAGTACACCCCCGAACACTGGGCCGCGCGCGACGCCGTGCAGAACGTGAAACTCGGCAAGGTCAAACTGCTCGACAGCGTGCATGTGCAGGTCGAGGACCATCCGGAGGCCTGGCGCCTGAAAAAGGAA is a window of Deinococcus deserti VCD115 DNA encoding:
- a CDS encoding GNAT family N-acetyltransferase, whose amino-acid sequence is MQAEPAPEWKRWDAPYFHSSAAPKRTSLEAFLEQAQGMMPSPHLHIVALNGECIGQTTRWEEAPAGGGWWELGVLIFDPRYWGGGLGTQALRQCTDLTFHDTDAHVLTLTTWSGNERMLRAALRAGWHECPRIPQARVWQGRRHDSVKMALLRRECQNRS
- a CDS encoding Gfo/Idh/MocA family protein, with protein sequence MPLKPDLPQPEAEQQRVGYAIVGLGQLTVEELVPAVRTSEHAHVVAFVTSETEKGLALARAVGLGENDVYTYDDFEKIAERGDVDAVYIVLPNALHREYVERAAKIGKHVLCEKPLGMNADDARAMVQACGNAGVLLMTAYRCQYTPEHWAARDAVQNVKLGKVKLLDSVHVQVEDHPEAWRLKKELAGGGPLVDVGIYCLNTMRFVLGQEPEWVFAALHQPEGDPRFEEVEESLSFMLGFPGGVMANGLTSYGARTTSTLRVLGEKGSLLMDPAFPYVGVSLSLTDEQGELTPSFPTYDQFSREFDHFAQCIRQGKRPWTPGEEGVQDHVVMDAIYESARTGQVVKLKGGQGKDAFRGTAPEVPGRD